From the Paraflavitalea soli genome, the window AACGTACCTTATAGAAATCCTGGCGGAAAATGGACAGTGAGGCCAACGCAGCCATCCTGTCGATATAATCATAATAATATTCCTGGTAAAATACCCCCGGCACTTCCTGGAACTGCTTCCTGAAAAAACGCGCACTCAATAATGTACGGGTACGGTCATTATCATTCTGCACTTTCCCCAGTTTGTAAGCACCCGTATTCCATCCAATCCACGTATCATAATTAAAATAGCGGTAGCGGGAATCCGACTTATAGGTCGAATCATTGAGATACATGTTTTCCGTGCGGTGATAACCTACTTCACCCGCATAGGTAAACCGCAGGTAAGGATTTACCAGCGGCCTGATCAGGCGTGCATAATAGGTCACTTCCTCATCCCGGCCACTATTGAAGGCATCATTGAAATTATCATAGCCAATAGATCCGTCAATAAACGAACCTCCAATGTTTCGTTTGATGAACTCCGCACCATAGCCCACCTTTTCCTTCCGGCGCTGGTCATACAGGATGCTGCCCGCCAACCGGTCCCCCCATCCTCCCAGGTTATCTTCCCGGATCGTGGCACTCACACTCGTAGAATTGTGCATCCGGAAGGAACCACCGATCGACAATACATCCTTCGTAAAAATCGTAATATCCACCGAATCAAAACTCCGGTCCGAAGACCGGATCGAGATCCTGGCATCCTGGAGATAAGGCTGGTCACGCAAATGACGTTCGTTATCCGCCAGCAGGTAAGGAAACACCTTGTCGCCCACCTTAAAAAATAGGTTATTGCGGATCACATACCCCCGGGTCTTATGGTGAAAACTATTAGCCAGGTTCGTAAGCCGGCTCTTGAAGGTCTTGCTCGTATCCGTAATGGGCGTACCGAAATCAACCCCCACAATCGTAATACTCCGGATAACCCGGCCATTGTAAATACTGAATAGCAGATCATTCCTGATAGGCCCCGTCACCACATCACCCGTAGGATTGTTGGATAGCAGGTTGCGGGCCAGTTTGCCCACCAGCCCCTTCCGTTTCAGGATAAAACTGTCAATAGAAGGCCGCCTGAGCGAATCGGCCCTTTTTAGGTCCGCTTTCTTAATGGCAGTATCAGGCACCACCTGTGCCGGTAGTTGGATCACCAGCAAAAGAGACAAGGAACAGTAAGTAATAATGAACAACCTCGTAAACCTCATAGCGTCCCACCTGATTATGAACGGCAAAATAAGCTTTTCACCAGAATCCTGTGCAAAAGCAATACCGCCATAAGACGGTCCATCCTGTCCATTGGTGGCAACAACTACCCTTTTAAGGTCGTTTACAGGCATCCGGACACAACTTATAGCCTGTTTGCCACCATTCATTAAATAAATGGTGCAGTTTACTCAATAGCGTTTTACACGGCCCACAGTACGCAGTAGTTTTGTGTCAACAAAGGAACAAACAACCAGACAAGCCTTATCTCATAAACCTGATCGCTATGGATTTTGTTCCTTTTCATTGGAGACCGTGCCCCGATGATCGTACCACAAAAGAACGTACAGGTGCCCCGAGAACCGTTGTAACTAACCCTTACAACTTACCAGACAACTAAAGCCGGGACTTCGTGAAGAGAGGCGCGAGACAAGTATGGCAAGCAGGAAATCAAATTATTCAACAGGGCGGAAAGCAGGTGAAGGATGCCAGGTTTAGGTTATCCGCCATGAAATGAATGAAGCGTAGTAAGAGAGTCCCGGTTTTTTAAATTCGGTTACA encodes:
- a CDS encoding BamA/TamA family outer membrane protein, yielding MPVNDLKRVVVATNGQDGPSYGGIAFAQDSGEKLILPFIIRWDAMRFTRLFIITYCSLSLLLVIQLPAQVVPDTAIKKADLKRADSLRRPSIDSFILKRKGLVGKLARNLLSNNPTGDVVTGPIRNDLLFSIYNGRVIRSITIVGVDFGTPITDTSKTFKSRLTNLANSFHHKTRGYVIRNNLFFKVGDKVFPYLLADNERHLRDQPYLQDARISIRSSDRSFDSVDITIFTKDVLSIGGSFRMHNSTSVSATIREDNLGGWGDRLAGSILYDQRRKEKVGYGAEFIKRNIGGSFIDGSIGYDNFNDAFNSGRDEEVTYYARLIRPLVNPYLRFTYAGEVGYHRTENMYLNDSTYKSDSRYRYFNYDTWIGWNTGAYKLGKVQNDNDRTRTLLSARFFRKQFQEVPGVFYQEYYYDYIDRMAALASLSIFRQDFYKVRYVYGFGRNEDVPEGMDISLTAGWTKTQGRERPYAGIDFSRFFFTEKEHYFNYTARVGDTLIRILLRMRMCCLTWIIFRTCKR